GCGAGGTTCCAGAGGATGCGAGAGGAGTTTTGTAAAATCGGAATGAGAAGGTAAGGTTATGTTAGGAAAGCCGATGTATGAAACGACCCATTATGATTATAAAGAGTACCCACTATACATGTTTGCTTTAttcattatgaaaataataaacatacatatCACTTTACTTACCTAACCATATTAGAActtcattaaatacaaaatcatACAGTTGATATCTTATTAGGCTTTTAAATAGCTCTCTCATATACTTAGCCAATCTAGGTCCACTAGTGAAAAGAATCGACAAAAAAATCAGGGCTTGTACTGTAAATATAGACTTAACACTACTAATGTGTGAAGTGTTGTAAATTATGGCAGGTAGATTACATGACTTAAACATGTATAGATGAAACAGTTTCCCTAAAACCTTTTTGCACGCTGGAAACTTGATATTATTACTCGATAACACAGTTTACATTTATGTTTACCTCTAGTattgatatataataataataatagctgtgGACGAGCCACATTATAATCAAGCCCTTACCCACTTTCTTCAACTGAGTTTATCACATGACTAACCTACAATTAGGGGGGCTACCTATTGAGTGTTGATAACTCTGTTATGGTTCACTGTGGCTTCATCCAATTGCGTTAATGAGTTGTGAGTTTGATGGGATTTAATTACCGTTGCAGGTCAGTCGAAGGTGTGTTATTAGTACATGAACATGGTCTCCCTCATGTGCTGTTACTGCAACTCGGCACTGCGTTTTTCAAGTTGCCCGGTGGAGAATTGAATCCTGGAGAGGTATATCTAGATTAAGGGATTACCTTTATACTATAGAACTACAAATATAGAAGTCAGCCTAGATCCTCTTGTAGACAGAATAGCCTCTGCTTGCATCTTTAAAGCGCAATTTAACTGGGAATAATCATACGATAATATCAGATCCTTCTCAACTTGAGCAGCCTCTTTGGGGTTTGCAACTCAAGAGGCTGCCAACAAAGTTAAATATAGTCATCATTGTCGATAATTTTTGAGTATTATATCATATAGAGCAAAACAACAGAATATGCTACTCTAATAAGAGCTATGTCCCATTTTCTGTTGAGCAGTAATTGTATTCTCTAGTTTTTcagtattgtaataataattatggttTGTAAAGAATCTAAATTATGTAGTTGTATGTTGAGTACCCATCAAAAGAGATGCACATTCAAGTGTTTCAGATGTTCCTAATAAAAACAATGCGagactacatttttttaaaattccagGATGAAATTGATGGTTTGAAGAGGCTTCTCACAGAGACTTTAGGCAGGCAAGACGGTGTCAAACAGGAATGGCTCATTGAAGACACAATAGGTTAGTGATGCTATAACAGTGCTTGAAAAACTGGTGAAAGCTTGAATTTTgactatttttacgttttagcaaaaaaaaaattttatgttttaaaaaaatgtaataatatatgtaaactTAATATATGTAAACTTTCTGTAAACTTACAGGAAACTGGTGGCGACCGAATTTCGAACCACCGCAATATCCATACATTCCGCCTCACATCACGAAACCAAAGGAGCATAAGCGCCTATTCCTGGTTCAACTGCAAGACAGAGCTCTGTTCGCTGTACCGAAGAATTACAAGCTGGTTGCGGCACCATTGTTTGAATTGTACGATAATGCTCAGGGATACGGACCTATAATATCGTCGTTGTCTCAGAGTTTATGtcgttttaatttcatttatatgtGATAAATGGTATTTAAAGTGAAGTTTGATGAAGAAAGTTTAAATGGAATGAGTTTCTGCAATACTTCTGCAGCTAGACCACAACGAAGCTCAGTGTTAGGCAACTATGGATATCACCTTCCATAATATGTTTACCTAAAAACATCCAATTATTGTTCCAAATCCATAGGACAATTTAGGCTTTCTTCATTATTGAACTTGTATAGATATATGCAAATGGACATTTTTTCTATAGTTTAAGATAAGgttttctatatttttgtcaataaaagaaaattgtcATGTTATATCTAAATAGTTATGTGCGACAGAAAATATCTGAAGTGAGTGTTGTTATTAAGAGATGCATAAGATGTTGCAGGGACCGGTATGGATCTTGAGATTTCCCAGAAGAGTCGTATTGTTTTATAACTTGGGGGACTTGGGACAATGTGTACAAAAGGGGTTCCTTAATTTTTTTGACAACTTCAATTTgacaatttatttgttttttaactgCAGTCATGATTTATATAACTTTGATTTGCTTTAAAAATACCTTCATACTTCAGTGTGTTTGAAGATCTTATGCCTTTAGAACTGCTAGCTCACAGATATTTGTTGAGGGATATGCAGAGAAGGGACTTCATTTAATGAACGAATTGTTGAGTTGTCACCATTCTCTCATTCCCAAACTTGGAGCATCAGAAAGAGATAAATTCACCAGCGTTCAGACCACACTCAGCATCCAAGATCCAAGCTGTTCTTTGTCCTCTTAAATTGACTCAGTTGCAGACTGCATACCAATCTGATTATTCGCAATTATGAATTAGGTCAGCTGTTATGATGCAATTTAGACCTTACAGCTCAAGAAATAAAACAGCAGTTTGATTTAATGCTAAATGGCACTGGAGCTAGTTTTGACATCAAGGCCACACGTCAAACTGACCATGACCTAATATGTAATTTCCGAATGCTGAACTTAGTCTAATTTAATGccgattcattaaaattttaattgaaagttAACTTGAAGAAACTTTGTaactaataatatgtattttaatattaagcgTATTTGACTAAAACTTATGTAACACAATTTTTACAGGTTGTTTCATTTTGTACCTGAAGAAAGAAGACTGTTTTAGTTTCTAagttgtatatatatacatacagggtgtagttctaaaatattttgttttttgtagaTTTAAGTGATTATCAAGCTTATATTGAGGGAGTGCCTAATCTCGAGTGAAATTTTTCGATAATAATTCTTATTGTCTGAATTATGTTAGAAAAAGCCAATAATACCGGTACAAGGAAGTACAGCACACCCTGTATTTGTTAAAATGCTAGGTTTTGCTTGACATGTGATTAGTATTCAAAAGAAGTTAAGTGCTAAACATTCTGATTTATGTATTCTCATTTTcgaaaattcataaaaaaaaatcacacgcTGTATATTTAAAGCACTTTGAGATTTTCACTAATTTTGTTAAACAAAATCGTCATGAATAAGTAATATCTGTCTAAAAAGTGATAATTCGTACTATGAGAAAGTGGTTTACTGTGAACGTCAAAGAATAATTTGTTGTCTGTGATATTGACTGTGATATTTGaactgtttttatttagttattgctGTTGTCGGACTATAAGTGATTCAATTGGGAAATTAAGGGTTAGATAAAGTTGACAGCGGGTCCTAAAACTGGATTAGGGCTGCTAAAGATAGACAACAATGTAAGTAAGACGTTTGAGGAGGCCTATGCCTTCCTATGCCGATAGgcaataaatgaaatgagagatattctgtaaattttaaaaacttaaattaacaGTCCTAATAGTCCAGAAAAAGGGCTCATTGATTGTTTGATTGAAACGATTTAAGTACATTGTGAACAAATTGACTTTGGTAATGTCGATTAAATCATAATGCTATACGTTCAAAGAAGTATCCGCAGCGAATCTTGGATGGTTTGTGTTAATTAATTTGCTAAGATTAACTATTGAAGCCATTTGTATGTTTCCGAGGAAGTTTAACTGACTACTCTTGTAGTCCCATTATACTTTAAGAGATGAGTCTCCATACTTTCTTCTGATTTCTCGAGTCTTAGAAATAGTTAAAATTGAAAACTCTCTTAAAAACCGCCAAAGCGCGGGTTAATTTTGcgtttttattgaaattgaagTAAAGagctgttttttttacttttttaattggAAATTTGACGGTAGTCTACAgaacgatgcctccaatgaacactactctaactccaaattcgtaggtttacaggaggagcgtttaaacgaaaaaagttgataaaatttttattattgcagatatatttatggttttttcttgtgtgactagctgatttactcttgcttcgaactccatcaataatgaattcgtaatacttttaaaatagtgaagcgatttgcgtgaaaaacgaaaatttcataattttgagttagtgttcattggaggcatcgagaaTGCATCGATGAATTCATTTCAAACGCTCGTCACCGTGAAAACTGTCAAGTATTCGAAACTTCACCAATAGTGAATTGCTATTTTATATAAAACGCGAAGTGAAACCGTAATTCAAGTCAGGTGCTACCGCGATTGCTCTAGACCACCTTAACCACTACACAAGATTGAAGGTTACGATTTAAGACTTGATACGCTCCAGATACGTTCATATGGACCTATCTGATCTACTTAGGCAGGAATAGCACAGGTAGGTAGCCGTACTTATCAAAAATAGCATTGGTCCTCGAAGTTTTGCGCCGGATCCTCTCggcgggtcgcgtttctgattcaatagtagatgcattcgcgaagcagccgtCGCGTCGTTGAGGTGTTTGGTCTCCTGCCGAGGCACTCGAGCTGCTGTTAGTAAATCTCACCCCTCCCCGCTGAGCCCGCGCTCCTTCACCTGCCCTGGCGACGCTGGagaggccttcgggccaccagtgtgcttagtctTTAACGTTctagatagcgtaaaagttaactcgaatttgtatgcagttggaacagcgcccctagcggcaaacggaCGCAAACATCGAACTCCATAcaaagagttaacttttacgctatcgaaaccGTTAAAAACccctcactaagcacacagttttcCTTCCATTCAAATAAAGTTGAGCAGTGCACCagacataattaaatatttggcCACGTTTGATACCATTGGAGTGCAAGTACTCGATTTTCAATTTGATGGTAATTtcaattattgaataaaaagtaatcgtaaaattttatcaacatttttttattgcattgaatgTAGGAAAATTGAGAAATGCTGTTTGCATTGTTAGTTTGGTTTGATTATTTGGGCTTGGGAAGAGGGGAGTTATGGCCAAACGGGGTAGTTCATTATGCGATCAATAATAAAGACTATGGTAAGTAGAAGAGAGGTAATATATATCGGTCCTTCTTCACGTAGTGTTGACGTCTCATCGTAAAAACCTACGAGATCCCTCAACGCATTGCAAGAACTAGCGAATTGAATTCGCAGTCTTTGTTTCTTTTTCCCGTATCTCCTCGGCTATAACAGGTGCGCACTTCTTTTTATTACCCATGTCACGACCTAGTTTAcaaaatactgttacgcgctgggactCGGGATAAATAAAGCTTTCACCGAAGTACAGATTAAAACTATTCAACACTTAGAGCACAtggaacactttaaaattcgcaattcacttcttccgcttcgagtagaaccgcctactaactgccttcgtgtcgATACGACaactctacaattatcgagGTCATTCCCGATACGACGAGTCGTTCCAACTTCcaatatgtgtttccgctatttgataatagatggcgttacactttcGAGCGTTCTCGGTTTTGCTGGTTCTTTGAATATTTGTTTCTGTTATTTGATAACAGATGGCGTGactaccggcgtaacaatacgttCAGTACGGTTGTCGGTCGTCGAAGGAATTGTCACCCATATTGTGGAAGAGAAATGCCTTACCGCACAAAATCGCATTGCAGTAATTCGTGTCGCAGTTTTGTATATTGTGTGTAATTCCACAAACAATCGTCAACTaaattcctaattttttttcgaaCATTGCGAGACTCGCATTTGCACTGGCAGAGAGTGTAGTTTTATTAAGCCACATTAACTTAATGTCTCGCTTGTTGTACACCCACTAGTTGTTAGTATTGCCATCAAAAAAAGGACCgctaagaaaaacaaaaaacgaattttaaactttatttcagATTTACATTcacaagatattataatatcaacATTAACGGATATCCAAAAAGAGATATGTGTTAAATTCTTTAATACTCCATCGAATTACAATATATCTGACGGTAAAATACTGTACATCAACAACCAGGACAGACGGAAGACATGTCAAAATGAGAGATATGATTACACGA
The sequence above is drawn from the Bombyx mori chromosome 11, ASM3026992v2 genome and encodes:
- the LOC732888 gene encoding cleavage and polyadenylation specific factor 5, whose amino-acid sequence is MAAVQGPPGNKQWPARPGLQHQISQNPSMNLTLNRSINLYPLTNYTFGTKEPLFEKDASVPARFQRMREEFCKIGMRRSVEGVLLVHEHGLPHVLLLQLGTAFFKLPGGELNPGEDEIDGLKRLLTETLGRQDGVKQEWLIEDTIGNWWRPNFEPPQYPYIPPHITKPKEHKRLFLVQLQDRALFAVPKNYKLVAAPLFELYDNAQGYGPIISSLSQSLCRFNFIYM